A single Kribbella aluminosa DNA region contains:
- a CDS encoding GNAT family N-acetyltransferase: protein MNSLPFRPGLGARPVTISRVAENQWHAVQDDLTVGRGYASRRLDGRTFLSIDTWQDAIFDRLAVAMLADQPAPRYTVVDETDRELTADWERAGFVVARRESEFAVPSGPIPAAVPAGVTITTADEAPLRELDQAIRAEVGAGPGWHTMPAEVLPWQGGTRPLDPAKYTVAVRDGRYVGLLRVATRTRRPRIGLVAVLAAERRRGIARALLSHALHNTEATAEVDETNTAAMALFEGIGRRTGGSLELISGKA from the coding sequence ATGAACTCTTTGCCTTTCAGGCCGGGCCTCGGTGCCCGGCCGGTGACGATCTCGCGCGTCGCCGAGAACCAGTGGCATGCAGTGCAGGACGACCTGACCGTCGGACGCGGGTACGCGTCGCGGCGGCTCGACGGGCGGACCTTTCTCAGCATCGACACTTGGCAGGACGCCATCTTCGACCGGCTCGCCGTAGCGATGCTGGCCGATCAGCCGGCGCCGCGGTACACCGTGGTCGACGAGACCGACCGTGAACTCACGGCCGACTGGGAACGGGCCGGCTTCGTGGTCGCGCGGCGCGAGTCCGAGTTCGCCGTACCCAGCGGACCCATCCCGGCGGCAGTGCCCGCCGGGGTGACCATCACCACCGCCGACGAGGCGCCGTTGCGTGAGCTGGACCAGGCGATCCGCGCCGAGGTCGGGGCCGGCCCCGGCTGGCACACCATGCCCGCGGAAGTGCTGCCCTGGCAGGGCGGGACGCGGCCGCTCGACCCGGCGAAGTACACGGTCGCCGTCCGCGACGGCCGGTACGTCGGACTGCTCCGGGTGGCGACGCGGACAAGGCGCCCGCGGATCGGGCTGGTCGCGGTGCTGGCCGCCGAGCGCCGGCGCGGCATCGCCCGAGCCCTCCTGAGCCACGCCCTCCACAACACCGAGGCCACCGCGGAGGTCGACGAGACCAACACGGCCGCGATGGCGCTGTTCGAAGGGATCGGCCGGCGCACCGGCGGCAGTCTCGAGCTGATCAGCGGGAAGGCCTGA
- a CDS encoding transglycosylase domain-containing protein, with protein sequence MRAERGGRNWARSVIMFIGVSALSGALAAGLAIPFAGFAGQGSAQVASTVQSLPREFQSDVPAVRSRILAADGTLVATLYEQNRVPVRLSAVAPIMRKALVAIEDSRFYEHGALDLKGTLRAMIRNQTGGEVQQGGSSITQQYVKMSLVEKARTAAEQAKATEVSYERKITELRYAIAVESEYSKDEILERYLNLANFGAGTYGVQTAAQHYFRTTADKLTLPQAALLAGIVKNPSGYNPTNHPVRARARRDVVIKRMLQLGVITVHQANEALRTPVIDESQVEPVPNGCANSRYPFYCDYVVSKLLANPALGATVKDRDRYLKTGGLLIRTSIDPRIQAAAQASIDRHSKATDTAIAAVTVVEPGTGLVKAMVQSRPYGNGRHQTNYNYNVEKSYDGGYGGFQNGSTMKAFTIAAALAKGIPMDYRINSPAQIDLSNTRFRTCSGWTRDPTYKPKNSTKSGDLTMVEAARYSTNTYFLQLSGRTGLCPIANIAAKLGMHNAQTGEPLDQVMSMTLGVGYVTPLMLSNAYATFAARGTYCKPLVVTSVRDKAGRPVPGPGFDCKQVLPRQVADGVNRVLSEVMMPGGTGGHLRFGTRDMGGKTGTINQNLAVWFAGYTPNLAAAAVVADATPPYTNLMYGHTLNGQDISDPTGSGTAGPLWETAMQGALRDLPVERFVAPPKKMIGDPNPKPPPPDKKNPKPKPHA encoded by the coding sequence ATGCGTGCCGAGAGGGGCGGTCGCAACTGGGCTCGGTCGGTGATCATGTTCATCGGCGTGAGCGCGCTGTCGGGTGCGCTCGCGGCCGGCCTGGCGATCCCGTTCGCGGGCTTCGCCGGGCAGGGGTCGGCCCAGGTCGCGTCCACGGTCCAGAGCCTGCCCAGAGAGTTCCAGAGTGACGTGCCCGCCGTCCGCAGCCGGATCCTGGCCGCGGACGGCACGCTGGTCGCCACGCTCTACGAGCAGAACCGGGTACCGGTCCGGCTGAGCGCGGTCGCGCCGATCATGCGCAAGGCGCTCGTCGCGATCGAGGACTCCCGGTTCTACGAGCACGGCGCGCTCGACCTGAAGGGCACGCTGCGGGCGATGATCCGCAACCAGACCGGCGGCGAGGTGCAGCAGGGCGGGTCCAGCATCACCCAGCAGTACGTGAAGATGAGCCTGGTCGAGAAGGCGCGGACCGCGGCCGAGCAGGCGAAGGCGACCGAGGTCTCGTACGAGCGGAAGATCACCGAGCTGCGGTACGCGATCGCGGTCGAGAGCGAGTACTCCAAGGACGAGATCCTCGAGAGGTACCTGAACCTGGCGAACTTCGGCGCCGGCACGTACGGCGTCCAGACCGCCGCGCAGCACTACTTCCGGACCACGGCCGACAAACTCACGCTGCCGCAGGCGGCGCTGCTGGCCGGCATCGTGAAGAACCCGAGCGGCTACAACCCGACCAACCACCCGGTGCGCGCCCGGGCCCGTCGGGACGTGGTGATCAAACGGATGCTCCAGCTCGGCGTGATCACCGTGCACCAGGCCAACGAGGCGCTGCGTACGCCGGTCATCGACGAGTCGCAGGTCGAGCCGGTGCCGAACGGCTGCGCGAACTCGCGGTACCCGTTCTACTGCGACTACGTGGTCTCGAAGCTGCTCGCGAACCCGGCGCTCGGTGCGACTGTGAAGGACCGCGACCGCTACCTGAAGACGGGCGGGCTGCTGATCCGGACCTCGATCGACCCGAGGATCCAGGCCGCCGCGCAGGCGTCGATCGACCGGCACAGCAAGGCCACCGACACCGCGATCGCGGCGGTCACGGTGGTCGAGCCGGGCACCGGGCTGGTGAAGGCGATGGTGCAGAGCCGCCCGTACGGCAACGGGCGGCACCAGACGAACTACAACTACAACGTCGAGAAGTCGTACGACGGCGGGTACGGCGGGTTCCAGAACGGCTCGACGATGAAGGCGTTCACGATCGCGGCCGCACTGGCCAAGGGCATCCCGATGGACTACCGGATCAACTCGCCGGCCCAGATCGACCTCAGCAACACCAGGTTCCGGACCTGCTCCGGGTGGACGCGCGATCCGACGTACAAGCCGAAGAACTCCACCAAGAGCGGCGACCTCACGATGGTCGAGGCGGCGCGGTACTCGACCAACACGTACTTCCTGCAGCTGTCCGGGCGGACCGGGCTGTGCCCGATCGCGAATATCGCGGCCAAGCTCGGGATGCACAACGCCCAGACCGGCGAGCCGCTCGACCAGGTGATGTCGATGACGCTCGGCGTCGGGTACGTGACGCCGCTGATGCTGTCGAACGCGTACGCGACGTTCGCGGCGCGCGGCACGTACTGCAAGCCGCTGGTCGTCACGTCAGTGCGGGACAAGGCCGGCCGGCCGGTGCCGGGGCCCGGGTTCGACTGCAAGCAGGTGCTTCCGCGGCAGGTCGCGGACGGCGTGAACCGGGTGCTCAGCGAGGTGATGATGCCGGGCGGGACAGGTGGCCACCTGCGGTTCGGGACCCGGGACATGGGCGGCAAGACCGGCACCATCAACCAGAACCTGGCCGTCTGGTTCGCCGGCTATACCCCGAACCTGGCCGCGGCCGCGGTGGTCGCGGACGCAACCCCGCCGTACACGAACCTGATGTACGGCCATACGCTGAACGGCCAGGACATCTCCGACCCGACCGGCTCCGGCACCGCCGGCCCGCTCTGGGAGACCGCTATGCAGGGCGCCCTGCGCGACCTCCCGGTCGAACGCTTCGTCGCCCCGCCGAAGAAGATGATCGGCGACCCGAACCCGAAGCCGCCGCCACCGGACAAGAAGAACCCCAAACCGAAGCCGCACGCTTAG
- a CDS encoding ATP-binding protein, translated as MFKRIAIVNRGEAAMRLINAVREVNAEGGDPIETVALFTDGERTATFVRSADIAYPLGPAADRPYLDLAVLERALRETGADAAWVGWGFVAEDPAFAELCDRIGVTFIGPSAEAMRKLGDKIGSKLIAEEVGVPVAPWSRGAVESLAAALEAADRIGYPLMLKATAGGGGRGIRVVRSADELSDAYARTSEEAARAFGSGIVFLERLVTGARHVEVQVIADGEGTAWALGVRDCSVQRRNQKVIEESASPLLSASQVDDLKASAERLAIAVGYRGAATVEFLYHPGEKSFAFLEVNTRLQVEHPITELTTGFDLVKAQLHVASGGRLEGPKPVESGHAVEARLNAEDPDRDFAPSPGRIVVLDLPSGPGIRVDTGVSAGDSIPADFDSMIAKIIGYGRTREEALARLRRAMRATTVLIEGGATNKSFILELLDQPEVIDGSADTGWIDRVRGEGRLVSHRHSGVALVAAAIEGYEDAEQVERTRLYETAHGGRPQVQHEVGRAIDLKLRGASYQVTVARIGPERFRVGVGNGQLKIVDAELERLDEYTSRLVVGGQRFRLVTATHGPVHLVEVDGVTHRVSRDEGGVLRSPAPALVVATPVPAGSEVEAGAPVLVLESMKMETVLYAPFKATVKELQVSTGSQVETGAPLLRLEPVADESAVEEAAPVHNGVQLDLPNGTGEKSAAERAERGLDDLRSMLLGFDIDPQDEGGMLAGYLAARAELTAQSAGPPVAGEIDLLAVFADFAELSRNRPAGADTTIENRVHSPREYFHTYLQSLDPDRGGLPAEFQARLSRVLSHYGVTGLERSPELEEAVFRIFLAQLRSNPDVLLVTSVLQRWIAEPLPEAPLDECVHDLLDRLVLATQLRFPVVGDLARSVRFRWFDQPQVDAERASIIAGVSDEVADLAAHPDAPDRQQRIDALAAIPEPIVRFLAQRLEHGWGEQEPMLEVLIRRHYREYELHDLRAFAVDGRPFATADYTIDDKPSHLVTTVGTVAELADPGSALSRALTDRIDARTAGHEAVVELYLYGPDLPESQQDAADLYRRMVADLPIAQRVRRISVAVAPGQGRPVSYFTYRPAGGSMTEDDNVRGVHPMVGRRLNLWRLRDFRITRLEAPEDVLLYYCVARENEADRRLVALAQVRQFAVARDEDGQVTSLPHAERAIANCLEAIRQARTARGAAGAKLDMNHVWVQIWPVVDVQVDEVTALQRNIAPMTAGAGIEEVLVQGDVAAPDGSINPVAARFYYQHGAGVVTSIEQPPTGRLLPLDDYAQKVQRSRRRNTIYPYEVSGMVAGHGGTFVEHDLDAAGNLVPVERAKGLNKAGIIVGIVTTPTERYPEGVTRVAMSGDPTKALGAVAEAECSRIIAALDLAERLRIPVEWYSLSAGARISMDSGTENMDWVAKALKRIVEFTQAGGEINVVVAGINVGAQPYWNAEATMLMHTKGILVMTPDSAMVLTGKQTLDFSGSVSAEDNFGIGGYDRVMGPNGQAQYWAPDLKAARDVLMTYYDHTYVVPGEPGPRRAPTSDPLDRDVTPYPHEVAGSDFKTVGEIFSTATNPDRKKAFDIRTLMRAVTDQDHPVLERWAGMADADTAVVVDARLGGFPVCLVGIESRSVPRRGFPPTDGPDTYTAGTLFPRSSKKVARAINSASGNRPLVVLANLSGFDGSPDSMRNLQLEYGAEIGRAMVNFQGPIVFCVVSRYHGGAFVVFSKSLNPSMTVLAVEGSFASVLGGAPAAAVVFAGEVDARTAADPRVAALAERVGEASGAERAALATELADVRTVVRAEKLGEVATEFDRVHSIERAREVGSVDEVIKASELRPKLIEAINSGVPGV; from the coding sequence ATGTTCAAGCGTATCGCAATAGTGAACCGGGGAGAAGCCGCGATGCGGCTGATCAACGCGGTCCGGGAAGTCAACGCCGAAGGCGGTGACCCGATCGAGACCGTGGCCTTGTTCACCGACGGCGAGCGCACCGCCACGTTCGTGCGGTCCGCGGACATCGCGTACCCGCTCGGCCCGGCGGCGGACCGGCCGTACCTGGACCTGGCGGTGCTGGAGCGCGCGCTCCGGGAGACCGGGGCGGACGCCGCCTGGGTCGGCTGGGGGTTCGTCGCCGAGGACCCGGCGTTCGCGGAGCTGTGCGACCGGATCGGCGTCACGTTCATCGGCCCGTCGGCCGAGGCGATGCGCAAGCTCGGCGACAAGATCGGCTCGAAGCTGATCGCCGAGGAGGTCGGCGTACCGGTGGCGCCGTGGAGCCGCGGCGCGGTCGAGTCGCTGGCCGCCGCGCTCGAGGCGGCCGACCGGATCGGCTACCCGTTGATGCTCAAGGCAACGGCCGGCGGCGGTGGCCGCGGCATCCGGGTGGTCCGGTCCGCCGACGAGCTCTCCGACGCGTACGCGCGGACCAGCGAGGAGGCGGCCCGCGCCTTCGGCAGCGGCATCGTGTTCCTGGAGCGCCTGGTCACCGGCGCCCGGCACGTCGAGGTCCAGGTGATCGCGGACGGCGAGGGTACGGCGTGGGCGCTCGGCGTCCGGGACTGCTCGGTGCAGCGCCGCAACCAGAAGGTGATCGAGGAGTCCGCGTCGCCGTTGCTGTCCGCGTCCCAGGTCGACGACCTGAAGGCGTCGGCCGAGCGGCTCGCGATCGCGGTCGGGTACCGCGGCGCGGCGACGGTCGAGTTCCTGTACCACCCGGGCGAGAAGTCGTTCGCGTTCCTCGAGGTGAACACCCGGCTGCAGGTCGAGCACCCGATCACCGAGCTGACCACCGGGTTCGACCTGGTGAAGGCCCAGCTGCACGTCGCGTCCGGCGGCCGCCTGGAGGGCCCGAAGCCGGTGGAGAGCGGGCATGCCGTCGAGGCCCGGCTGAACGCCGAGGACCCGGACCGCGACTTCGCGCCGTCGCCCGGCCGGATCGTCGTCCTCGATCTGCCGTCCGGTCCGGGGATCCGGGTCGACACCGGGGTGAGCGCCGGCGACAGCATCCCGGCCGACTTCGACTCGATGATCGCGAAGATCATCGGGTACGGGCGGACCCGCGAGGAGGCGCTGGCCCGGCTGCGGCGCGCGATGCGGGCGACGACCGTACTGATCGAGGGCGGCGCGACCAACAAGAGCTTCATCCTCGAGCTGCTCGACCAGCCCGAGGTGATCGACGGCAGCGCCGACACCGGCTGGATCGACCGGGTCCGCGGTGAGGGCCGGCTGGTGTCGCACCGGCACTCCGGCGTCGCGCTGGTCGCGGCCGCGATCGAGGGGTACGAGGACGCCGAGCAGGTCGAGCGCACCCGGTTGTACGAGACCGCGCACGGCGGCCGCCCGCAGGTGCAGCACGAAGTCGGCCGCGCGATCGACCTGAAGCTGCGCGGCGCGAGCTATCAGGTGACCGTGGCGCGGATCGGCCCCGAGCGGTTCCGGGTCGGTGTCGGCAACGGGCAGCTGAAGATCGTGGACGCCGAGCTCGAGCGGCTGGACGAGTACACGAGCCGCCTGGTCGTCGGCGGGCAGCGCTTCCGGCTGGTGACCGCGACGCACGGCCCGGTCCATCTGGTCGAGGTCGACGGCGTCACCCACCGGGTGAGTCGCGACGAGGGCGGCGTACTGCGTTCGCCCGCGCCGGCGCTGGTCGTGGCGACACCGGTGCCGGCGGGTTCCGAGGTCGAGGCCGGTGCGCCGGTGCTGGTGCTCGAGTCGATGAAGATGGAGACGGTGCTGTACGCGCCGTTCAAGGCCACCGTGAAGGAGCTGCAGGTCTCGACCGGTAGCCAGGTGGAGACCGGTGCGCCGCTGCTCCGGCTGGAGCCGGTGGCGGACGAGTCCGCTGTGGAAGAAGCTGCGCCGGTGCACAACGGCGTACAGCTGGATCTGCCGAACGGGACCGGGGAGAAGTCCGCGGCCGAGCGGGCGGAGCGCGGGCTGGACGACCTGCGGAGCATGCTGCTCGGGTTCGACATCGACCCGCAGGACGAAGGCGGCATGCTGGCCGGCTACCTCGCCGCGCGAGCCGAGCTGACGGCGCAGTCCGCAGGGCCTCCGGTGGCGGGGGAGATCGATCTGCTGGCGGTGTTCGCGGACTTCGCCGAGCTGAGCCGGAACCGGCCGGCCGGCGCCGACACCACGATCGAGAACCGCGTGCACAGCCCGCGGGAGTACTTCCACACGTACCTGCAGAGCCTCGACCCGGACCGCGGCGGGCTGCCGGCCGAGTTCCAGGCGCGGTTGAGCCGGGTGCTCAGCCACTACGGCGTGACTGGGCTGGAGCGCAGCCCCGAGCTCGAGGAAGCCGTCTTCCGGATCTTCCTGGCGCAGCTGCGGTCGAATCCCGACGTACTGCTGGTGACGTCCGTGCTGCAGCGGTGGATCGCCGAGCCGCTGCCGGAGGCGCCGCTGGACGAGTGCGTGCACGACCTGCTGGACCGGCTGGTGCTGGCCACGCAGCTGCGGTTCCCGGTGGTCGGCGACCTGGCCCGGAGTGTGCGGTTCCGGTGGTTCGACCAGCCGCAGGTGGACGCCGAGCGGGCGTCGATCATCGCGGGCGTCAGCGACGAGGTCGCCGACCTGGCCGCGCACCCGGACGCGCCGGACCGGCAGCAGCGGATCGACGCGCTGGCCGCGATCCCGGAGCCGATCGTCCGGTTCCTGGCGCAGCGGCTGGAGCACGGCTGGGGTGAGCAGGAGCCGATGCTCGAGGTCCTGATCCGCCGGCACTACCGCGAGTACGAGCTGCACGACCTGCGGGCGTTCGCGGTCGACGGGCGGCCGTTCGCGACCGCCGACTACACGATCGACGACAAGCCGAGCCACCTGGTCACGACGGTCGGCACGGTCGCCGAGCTGGCCGACCCGGGTAGCGCGCTGTCGCGGGCGCTGACCGACCGGATCGACGCCCGGACCGCGGGCCACGAGGCCGTCGTCGAGCTGTACCTGTACGGCCCGGACCTGCCGGAGTCGCAGCAGGACGCCGCGGACCTGTACCGCCGGATGGTCGCCGACCTGCCGATCGCCCAGCGGGTACGCCGCATCTCGGTCGCGGTCGCCCCTGGGCAGGGCCGGCCGGTCTCGTACTTCACGTACCGCCCGGCCGGCGGATCGATGACCGAGGACGACAACGTCCGCGGCGTCCACCCGATGGTCGGCCGGCGGCTGAACCTGTGGCGGCTGCGCGACTTCCGCATCACCCGCCTGGAGGCGCCGGAGGACGTACTGCTGTACTACTGCGTCGCACGCGAGAACGAGGCCGACCGGCGGCTGGTCGCGCTGGCCCAGGTCCGTCAGTTCGCGGTCGCCCGCGACGAGGACGGCCAGGTCACCTCGCTGCCGCACGCCGAGCGCGCGATCGCGAACTGCCTGGAGGCGATCCGCCAGGCCCGGACCGCGCGCGGCGCGGCGGGCGCGAAGCTCGACATGAACCACGTCTGGGTGCAGATCTGGCCGGTGGTCGACGTCCAGGTCGACGAGGTGACCGCGCTGCAGCGCAACATCGCCCCGATGACCGCGGGCGCCGGGATCGAGGAGGTCCTGGTGCAGGGCGACGTCGCGGCACCGGACGGCTCGATCAACCCGGTCGCGGCCCGGTTCTACTACCAGCACGGGGCCGGCGTCGTGACGTCGATCGAGCAGCCGCCGACCGGTCGCCTGCTGCCGCTCGACGACTACGCGCAGAAGGTGCAGCGGTCCCGGCGGCGGAACACGATCTACCCGTACGAGGTCAGCGGCATGGTCGCGGGCCACGGGGGTACGTTCGTCGAGCACGACCTGGACGCCGCCGGCAACCTGGTCCCGGTGGAGCGGGCGAAGGGCCTGAACAAGGCGGGCATCATCGTCGGTATCGTCACCACGCCGACCGAGCGGTACCCCGAGGGCGTCACCCGGGTCGCGATGAGCGGCGACCCGACCAAGGCGCTCGGCGCGGTCGCCGAGGCCGAGTGCTCGCGGATCATCGCCGCCCTGGACCTGGCCGAGCGGCTGCGGATCCCGGTCGAGTGGTACTCGCTGTCGGCCGGTGCCCGGATCTCGATGGACTCCGGTACCGAGAACATGGACTGGGTCGCGAAGGCGCTGAAGCGGATCGTCGAGTTCACCCAGGCCGGCGGCGAGATCAACGTCGTGGTCGCGGGCATCAACGTCGGCGCGCAGCCGTACTGGAACGCCGAGGCGACGATGCTGATGCACACCAAGGGCATCCTGGTGATGACGCCGGACAGCGCGATGGTGCTGACCGGCAAGCAGACGCTGGACTTCTCCGGCAGCGTGTCGGCCGAGGACAACTTCGGCATCGGCGGGTACGACCGGGTGATGGGCCCGAACGGCCAGGCGCAGTACTGGGCGCCGGACCTGAAGGCTGCCCGGGACGTGCTGATGACGTACTACGACCACACGTACGTCGTCCCGGGCGAACCCGGGCCGCGCCGGGCGCCGACGAGCGACCCGCTGGATCGCGACGTCACGCCGTACCCGCACGAGGTCGCGGGCAGCGACTTCAAGACGGTCGGCGAGATCTTCTCCACGGCCACCAACCCGGACCGGAAGAAGGCGTTCGACATCCGCACGCTGATGCGGGCGGTCACCGACCAGGACCACCCGGTGCTGGAGCGCTGGGCCGGGATGGCCGACGCCGACACCGCGGTCGTGGTGGACGCGCGGCTCGGCGGGTTCCCGGTGTGTCTGGTCGGGATCGAGTCCCGGTCGGTGCCGCGCCGGGGCTTCCCGCCCACCGACGGCCCGGACACGTACACCGCGGGCACGCTGTTCCCGCGGTCGTCGAAGAAGGTCGCGCGGGCGATCAACTCGGCGAGCGGGAACCGGCCGCTGGTGGTGCTGGCGAACCTGTCCGGGTTCGACGGCTCGCCGGACTCGATGCGGAACCTGCAGCTCGAGTACGGCGCCGAGATCGGCCGGGCGATGGTGAACTTCCAGGGCCCGATCGTGTTCTGCGTCGTCTCCCGGTACCACGGCGGTGCGTTCGTGGTGTTCTCGAAGTCGCTGAACCCGTCGATGACCGTGCTCGCGGTGGAGGGATCGTTCGCCTCGGTGCTCGGCGGCGCGCCGGCCGCCGCGGTGGTTTTCGCCGGCGAGGTGGACGCGCGGACCGCCGCGGACCCACGGGTGGCGGCGCTGGCCGAGCGGGTCGGGGAGGCGTCCGGCGCAGAGCGGGCTGCCCTCGCGACGGAGCTCGCCGACGTACGAACCGTCGTACGGGCAGAGAAACTGGGGGAGGTGGCAACCGAGTTCGACCGGGTGCACAGCATCGAACGAGCTCGTGAGGTCGGGTCGGTCGACGAGGTCATCAAGGCGAGTGAACTGCGGCCGAAGTTGATCGAGGCAATCAATTCCGGGGTACCCGGAGTGTGA
- the infA gene encoding translation initiation factor IF-1 produces the protein MSRAAGGIEVEGTVVECLRNATFRVELSNGHKVLAHISGKIRKNYIKIVLEDRVLVELSPYDLDRGRIVFRYRN, from the coding sequence ATGTCCAGAGCAGCAGGCGGCATCGAAGTCGAGGGCACCGTCGTCGAGTGCCTCCGGAACGCCACCTTCCGGGTCGAGCTCAGTAACGGCCACAAGGTGCTCGCGCACATCAGCGGCAAGATCCGGAAGAACTACATCAAGATCGTCCTCGAGGACCGCGTCCTGGTGGAACTCAGCCCCTACGACCTCGACCGGGGCCGGATCGTCTTCCGCTACCGGAACTGA